The Stigmatella aurantiaca DW4/3-1 genome contains the following window.
ATCCGCCTTGAGATAGCCATCCAGGCTCCGCAGCAAGGAGGCGGCGAGAGGCCGCCGGGCTCGGTGATCCGGCTTGGCGATGGGCACGTGCCGGAGCCGTGGATTGCCAATCAGCAGCCAGTCGGGCAGATCCCCTTCCTTGTCGACGACCCACAGTACCGTGTTGAAGAAGGGACGTGGCGGCGTGCCGTGCGGTCGTGACCGTGCCTGATGAGAGAGCACCAGCGCCCGCGTGAATGCCTGGTGTTCCGGGCCGGAGATGGCCTCGGCACGAACAATCATGCGGGAGGCGAAATCAGCCACAAGTGCAACGGGCTCACCGGGGCGGCCGACGATCCGCTGAAGGGTCTCGGTGAAGAGCTCGAGGCCCGCAGGAGCCGCCCCATTCACCGCCTGCAAGCCGAGCTGCTTCATCACCTCCGTGCCCTGAGAGGGGTCCTCGTTCGGGAGTGAGATGACCTTGAATCCCGCAGCGGGGTCATAGGAGATGACGTGCGCGAAGCCAGCGAATCTCAGCTCCGCTGCAAGCACTTGAAGCATGGGACGTGGGGTGAGCACCCCAGAGCCTGCTTCGAAGAGTTGCAGGTCTCTCACATTTCCGGAGAGCACGAACTGGCTCTTGAGCGGCAGAAAGCGCAGCAGATCTCTCAACCATCGGGGCTTCTCGAAGGTCCTTTCAGCCGCCATGTGATTCTCCACGTCTCCCCAGTGCCTGTGAGAGATTCCCAGCGCCGTGCGGAGCGCTGACGGTAGCGCCTCCCAGAGAAAACAGCATCAGTGCCAGGGCATGGCGCGGCGCCTCTCTCGGCGGGATGAGCTAGATTTTTTCGATGAGGACTTATCGGCGCTCGTTCATGGACATTCATCCCGTCCCCCAGAACGGGAGGTCATGATACGCCACGCGCTGGAGTTGGCCTTCCGGTACCAGTTGGTGGGCCCCCTCGAGCCGTACAACCGCCGATAGGAAGGAGGGGTGCGCTGTTGCAGGGTGCGGCCCGGGGCACTGCGGGGCAAGAGGGCTGCTGGAGGGGGCCCCCAGGCCGATGCGTCTGGCCGGTGGAGCGGCCGTGCAGCCCCTTCAGACACACCTCTGCCAACGCCGTGCTCCCAGGGGAACTCGGCCGCTGGCTGGCGCGCCTTGGCTCCGGCAGGGGGGCTTTCACCCCCACCACGCGCTCTGGGGGGCCCCTGCGCAGGGGCCAGCCTCGGCGGCTGCCAGGGCAGTGCCAGGTGCTCCAATATTGCCCGCACTGCCTGCCGCCCCATTAGGTACGCCAGCACCCTGCGCCGACCCCCACACCGCGGGCAGCAGAACACTTCCAGCGCGAATGTACGACGCAGAAGGCCGGCCCAATCCACCCTCGGCGCTGCTCCTTCTTTGCCAGTCCGGCAGTGGGTAAAGGCGGGTGAGCGCGGCACGCGACGCCATCGAGTTCCTGTGCCGACGAAGGGGAGGCGGAAAAACCGAGGGCACTGCGCAACCTCAAGGTTCGAGCTCCGGACCTCCGCCCGCTCGAACATCCCAGGCGTCGAGAAGGTGGCGGAGGTGAGCGCCAGTCCGAGTTGGGCGCCTGCCTAATTAGGGCGAGAGGCGCAGCAAACCCACCCCTCGCTGCGACCACTCGGTTCCGGGCGCCGTGCGCAAATCATCCACCGGCAGGGGCAATGGCTCCCACACCGACAGGTTCGCGGGGGGAATCTTGTTGGTGTTCGCCGAGCGCGCCCGGTAGAGCTGACCGTCGTGCATCACCAGCGCCCCCGCCGGGTACGTCACCTCGGGGGCGCCTGCAGCCAAGGTGGCCGTGTCCGTCCACATCTCGAGTTGCCGGGTCGCGGTTCCCGCTGGCAGCCCCGAGGCCACGAATTGCAGGGCCGAGACCGGACCGTTGACATTCCCCGTGGCAGTGACCTTCCCCGCGCTGCCGCTCCCGCCCGTGATGCCCTGAACAAGCTTGCGCCCTCCCTCCCAGACGTTGTCTTTCAGCGTGGTGGGCGAGTCGATCGTGGCGTTCAGCCGGAAGACGACGCCCGGGTCCGTCGTGGATGGATAAACAGACGTGTAACCAAAATCGAGCCCCCGGAACGCGTTGCGTTCCCAAAGGTAGGTCGCATCGGGCCCAGAGGTGCCACCCACGTAGATGCCAAGGTTCAGCGTGTCCGCGAAGTAGTTGTCCGAGAACTTCACATTCAACGGAGCATCCCCCGCCTCTGACCCGGCGAAGAAGTTCAGCAGCGCCGCGGCCCCCCCCAAGAAGACGTTGTGGTGGAAGTGGATGAACCCTCCCCGGACCTGCGCTTGCGAGTTGTTGTCCTGATACATCTGGAAGGCCGCACGCCAGTCGAGCGCCCCATAAGCGAAAACGTTGTGGTGAACCTCCGCGCCATCACCGAGGTTCTGCACCTGGAGGGATTCCGTCCCGGTGCGCACAAGCCGGTTATTGTAGACCTTCAGGCCAGACCCCAGAGGCGTGGGAGCGCCTTGCGTCGACCCGAAGTAGATGGCCTCGCTGGCGGTATCGTGGATGTACAAGTCGTGCAGACGGATCCCATCGAGGGGCGGCACCGTTCCCCCGTTGGCCGACTGGTTGATGCGAAGTCCCGCGAAGCCAGCCCGGGTGATTTCCACGAACTCCACCTCGAAGCTGTGGGCCTGGCCAATGCCGAGCCCCATGTGCCCGCCATTCAGGAACACATCGTCGCTCAGGAAGCCATAGCGGGAGCGAGAGGTGGCATAGGCGCCACACCGATGGCCCGGGAAGTCCGCGTGGCCAGTGCCGGAGTCCGGATCATACCGGCCGGTGAGGATCCAGTTCGCGCCCCCCCCCATGGACCAGATGTACCCCTGGGTACTTCCCGCGGGAGGGCGAATGACCACCTGCCCTCCTTGGTTCGTGATGATCAGCGGCCGGGCCGCGGTGCGCTCCGGAAGATTTCCCAGGTTGATGAGGGTGTAGTTCCCCGCCACGACGTAGAGCCGGTCCAGGGTGCTCCAATTCACCGCCGGAAAGCGCGCCTGCACATCCGGGATGTAGAGCTCTCCCTTGCTGTTGGGACCCGGAAGCGTGAAGGTGCTTGCCGGGACACCGAAGTGGCCAAAGCGCTCGCAGCTCTCTGCGATTCCCCCATCCCCGCCGGATCCTCCATCCTGGGGGCCCGTCCCCCCCGCATCCTCAATGCCCCCGTCTTCGGGGGAACCTTCCTTGGATGATCCCCCACAGCCTGCGGCGATGAGGGCAACGACAGCGCAGGTGAGCCAATTCCGGTGCATGCACGAACTCCTTCGAGAGGGACCGGGGCCAGCCTAGCCGCAGCAGAAACCAGGCACCGATCCATTCCGTCCCCCGGCCACACCGCAGCAGGGTCCCAGGCGATTTCATCTTCGCCTGTGGGAGCCTCATCAAGGCGGAGGGGGGGCGTTGAACTCTGGAATCAACTCCCCCGTGAGGCGGATGCTCTTCATGACCTTCTCGTGCGGCAGGGCCCCCACCTGATGGAAGGACATGAGGGCGTCGATGCCGAGCGCCTCATAGCGCTTCAGCCGCTTGCGCACCTGCTCCTTCGAGCCGACGATCAGGGACTCCTGCTCGCTCAGCACCTCCCATAGGTCCTCGTCCGGAACCGTCTCACCCTGCACGACCC
Protein-coding sequences here:
- a CDS encoding right-handed parallel beta-helix repeat-containing protein, translated to MHRNWLTCAVVALIAAGCGGSSKEGSPEDGGIEDAGGTGPQDGGSGGDGGIAESCERFGHFGVPASTFTLPGPNSKGELYIPDVQARFPAVNWSTLDRLYVVAGNYTLINLGNLPERTAARPLIITNQGGQVVIRPPAGSTQGYIWSMGGGANWILTGRYDPDSGTGHADFPGHRCGAYATSRSRYGFLSDDVFLNGGHMGLGIGQAHSFEVEFVEITRAGFAGLRINQSANGGTVPPLDGIRLHDLYIHDTASEAIYFGSTQGAPTPLGSGLKVYNNRLVRTGTESLQVQNLGDGAEVHHNVFAYGALDWRAAFQMYQDNNSQAQVRGGFIHFHHNVFLGGAAALLNFFAGSEAGDAPLNVKFSDNYFADTLNLGIYVGGTSGPDATYLWERNAFRGLDFGYTSVYPSTTDPGVVFRLNATIDSPTTLKDNVWEGGRKLVQGITGGSGSAGKVTATGNVNGPVSALQFVASGLPAGTATRQLEMWTDTATLAAGAPEVTYPAGALVMHDGQLYRARSANTNKIPPANLSVWEPLPLPVDDLRTAPGTEWSQRGVGLLRLSP